In the genome of Gloeotrichia echinulata CP02, one region contains:
- a CDS encoding tellurite resistance TerB family protein — protein MTKYDKIFNSKQTSKESLSPEEGVAAIAVITAGADSSLDELDADALVTILWDFEIFEEYSEDEITEIVDRLIYIGEEEGLGALFNIARESLSDDVLLDAFAAGVIILLDPEELVLPKKKQPYLKKLQEALDLEDEEAQEIIQEVIAAFQEAENDEFADDEDETVVVEEYSEQVYESPLGNFSLPIPVDPQQGGRIQSQEGVVGFSDDFGTFLRIDYYPLPDEQVEEIESTGQQEYLQSVLVEKYVPQAIIVNLPNAQIEYSEYLEETLAGAYYILVDMPQGSTISKQENNGTAIRLDAYRGLLAFIKADFLYIISNQRSFFNGQAPGSIEDEAEELKENLLDFVETIEFT, from the coding sequence GAAGAAGGGGTAGCGGCGATCGCAGTCATCACCGCAGGGGCTGATTCTTCTTTAGATGAGTTAGATGCAGATGCTTTAGTTACGATCCTCTGGGATTTTGAGATCTTTGAGGAATACTCCGAAGATGAAATCACTGAAATAGTTGATAGACTCATATACATTGGGGAGGAAGAGGGGCTGGGCGCCCTATTTAATATCGCCAGGGAATCCCTCTCTGATGATGTACTATTGGATGCTTTTGCGGCTGGGGTGATCATACTTTTAGACCCAGAAGAATTGGTTCTCCCTAAAAAGAAACAGCCTTATCTCAAAAAGCTACAGGAAGCTTTGGATCTAGAGGATGAAGAAGCCCAAGAAATTATACAAGAGGTAATTGCTGCTTTTCAAGAAGCAGAAAATGACGAATTTGCAGATGATGAAGATGAAACAGTGGTAGTTGAAGAATACAGCGAACAAGTCTATGAGTCGCCTTTAGGTAATTTTTCACTCCCAATTCCAGTTGACCCCCAGCAAGGCGGTAGAATTCAAAGTCAAGAAGGAGTAGTTGGCTTTTCTGATGATTTTGGCACTTTCCTGAGAATTGATTATTATCCTCTCCCGGACGAACAAGTCGAGGAAATAGAGTCTACTGGACAGCAAGAATATCTCCAATCAGTTCTAGTAGAAAAATATGTACCTCAGGCAATTATTGTCAATTTACCAAATGCTCAAATAGAGTATAGCGAATATCTGGAAGAAACGCTAGCAGGGGCTTACTATATATTAGTAGATATGCCCCAAGGTTCCACAATTTCCAAGCAAGAAAATAACGGCACCGCCATCAGATTAGATGCATACCGAGGGCTACTGGCTTTTATCAAAGCTGACTTTTTGTATATAATTAGCAACCAGCGCAGCTTTTTTAACGGACAAGCTCCCGGTTCTATTGAAGACGAAGCGGAGGAACTCAAGGAAAATCTTTTAGATTTCGTTGAGACGATTGAGTTTACCTAG